The proteins below are encoded in one region of Castor canadensis chromosome 6, mCasCan1.hap1v2, whole genome shotgun sequence:
- the LOC141424283 gene encoding NUT family member 2G-like: MWPVNAGPQSHRSCVEGGLATSKDKATPEEDMSSQDSVYNNFRRWQKFKTLVRRNLPHVREVEALSCFLIPVLRSLARRTPTMSMEEGLWRGLKEWESISNFDRMDYEEMAGKFMEFEAAEEMENPKLQLMMGLHSQPPPGSLSLDPQRPPAPEVSKQPECTTRKTSPKAQPAPPPAPTYQGQQHNKASDDIPPEVVKEYMDIMDWLETQPLTIGESDGNSEEEGMEQKQEDEGTFADPDLLSYIDELCSNKDFVMNVEEIIHPKFLEALLSPDPELDLMALTEFLEQEEGLNPVQHISGGDLDADPIGPEDIVLSGSHGSPSLEDTVSSAPPQFHGNHSQSLGQRSTVHSGQPSADGGPQGSSEEDEDLPSLAYLLNSQHPLLPRGLALSPVPDGNLLRRGLSLDSPPAAKSRKRDVLGFSLGVDKTPHGQGVSKGQDLALGVIPSSQPKRRRCDVFGTNNSKKRH; the protein is encoded by the exons ATGTGGCCTGTGAATGCAGGACCACAATCACACAGGTCATGCGTGGAGGGAGGCCTGGCAACATCCAAGGACAAGGCCACGCCTGAGGAGGACATGTCATCACAGGACAGTGTTTACAACAACTTCAGGCGCTGGCAGAAATTCAAGACCCTGGTCCGGAGGAACCTTCCCCACGTTCGTGAAGTGGAAGCGCTTTCCTGCTTTCTGAT CCCAGTGCTTAGGTCCCTGGCCCGGCGGACGCCCACCATGTCAATGGAGGAGGGACTATGGAGAGGCTTGAAGGAGTGGGAATCCATAAGCAATTTCGACCGGATGGACTATGAAGAGATGGCAGGAAA GTTCATGGAATTTGAGGCTGCCGAGGAAATGGAGAATCCCAAACTACAACTGATGATGGGCTTGCACTCCCAGCCTCCTCCAGGATCACTGAGCCTGGATCCTCAGAGACCTCCAGCACCTGAGGTTTCAAAGCAGCCAG AGTGTACCACCAGAAAGACCAGCCCAAAGGCTCAGCCTGCTCCTCCACCAGCACCCACATACCAGGGGCAGCAGCATAACAAGGCGTCCGATGACATCCCACCTGAAGTTGTGAAGGAGTATATGGATATCATGGACTGGCTGGAAACTCAGCCGTTGACCATTGGAGAGTCTGACGGTAACTCggaagaggaaggaatggagcagaagcaggaagacgAGGGGACATTTGCAGATCCAGATCTCCTGAGCTACATTGATGAACTGTGTTCCAACAAGGACTTTGTCATGAAT GTAGAGGAAATCATTCACCCCAAATTCCTAGAAGCCTTGCTTTCCCCAGACCCTGAACTAGATCTCATGGCCCTAACTGAGTTTCTGGAGCAGGAAGAAGGACTAAATCCTGTGCAG CACATTTCAGGTGGAGACTTGGATGCAGACCCAATAGGTCCTGAGGACATTGTCTTATCAGGGAGTCATGGATCTCCCTCACTAGAAGACACCGTGTCCAGCGCTCCTCCCCAGTTCCATGGAAACCACTCTCAGAGCCTTGGGCAGAGAAGTACAGTGCATTCTGGACAACCTTCTGCTGATGGTGGGCCCCAAGGGAGCAGTGAGGAAGACGAAGACCTCCCAAGCCTGGCATACCTGCTTAACTCACAACATCCTCTGCTGCCCAGGGGGTTAGCACTGAGCCCGGTTCCTGACGGGAACCTGCTCCGCAGAGGACTCAGCTTGGATTCACCTCCAGCTGCCAAATCAAGAAAGCGAGATGTCCTAGGATTCTCGTTGGGTGTGGACAAGACACCCCATGGACAAGGGGTATCCAAGGGTCAGGACTTGGCTCTTGGGGTGATTCCCTCTTCACAACCTAAGAGGAGGAGGTGTGACGTATTTGGCACCAACAATAGTAAAAAGAGGCACTGA